A stretch of the Bacteroidales bacterium genome encodes the following:
- the raiA gene encoding ribosome-associated translation inhibitor RaiA, translated as MNIKIHSIRFNADAKLEGFVENKVKKLGQFYDDIMGAEVFLRLDKSQNLENKITEIKVEIPGSHLFAKKKSKTFEESTDIAVDALRRQIVKHKEKIRGV; from the coding sequence ATGAATATTAAAATCCATTCAATTCGGTTTAATGCTGATGCTAAACTTGAAGGTTTTGTTGAAAATAAAGTAAAAAAACTCGGGCAATTTTATGATGATATTATGGGTGCAGAAGTTTTTTTGCGTTTAGACAAATCTCAAAACCTTGAAAATAAAATAACTGAAATAAAAGTTGAAATACCGGGAAGTCATCTTTTTGCAAAAAAGAAATCTAAAACTTTTGAGGAATCTACTGATATAGCTGTTGATGCATTACGTCGTCAAATAGTAAAACACAAAGAAAAAATAAGAGGGGTATAA